The Pelodiscus sinensis isolate JC-2024 chromosome 13, ASM4963464v1, whole genome shotgun sequence genome includes a region encoding these proteins:
- the ZBTB33 gene encoding transcriptional regulator Kaiso isoform X1 has product MQENGVEAPGMEGKKLISATDTQYSGMLLQSLNEQRDHGLFCDVTVIVEDRKFRAHRNVLSASSTYFHQLFSVAGQVVELSFIRAEIFAEILNYIYSSKIIRVRSDLLDELIKSGQLLGVKFIADLGVPLSQVKSLSGGMQDGISETVPSSADQENLETQISPTKHVTQHVIGGMPVITESFSLHGEEYETTKITVSDSDDDDDDVIFCSEIVPAKERSPEISAGAQSQPCPNPAGVSDQMSCSTGGSPPLTSIAVTQLTSSANQPSPNQTQTNDESLDSSTPKHLTPNIILLNQSQLNSSLNVSSSHQQHMSPTVNLLEENHRPSNNESLAEMETNAVDEEEEEEEEDVEDDDIISSSSAGSVSSSSLVQQSSSPKVPAFEGSGVQKKQVVTFAQEPSSKLGEFKIKISDVLTGSNKDSSVGVASKHAMEGQKIITLDTATEIEGLSTGCKVYANIGEDTYDIVIPVKDDPDEGEVKLDEMPRTSGDDPENRKRMKLKHDDHYELIVDGRVYYICIVCKRSYVCLTSLRRHFNVHSWEKKYPCRYCEKVFPLAEYRTKHEIHHTGERRYQCLTCGKSFINYQVMASHIRSVHSQDPSGDTKLYRLHPCRSLQIRQYAYITDRSSSIPVINEDGLVYSVNAGKDDAEGTPSNPPAKPMTWDDIFIQQGSESIFKQSLSEGGTEFEFVIPESY; this is encoded by the coding sequence GAATGGAGGGGAAAAAACTGATTTCTGCAACAGACACCCAGTACTCTGGTATGCTACTACAGTCTTTGAATGAACAACGTGACCATGGACTTTTTTGTGATGTTACTGTCATCGTGGAAGACCGGAAATTTCGAGCCCACAGAAATGTCCTTTCTGCATCTAGCACATATTTTCACCAGCTTTTCTCAGTTGCTGGGCAAGTGGTTGAACTGAGCTTTATAAGAGCAGagatttttgcagaaatactaaaCTATATTTATAGCTCAAAAATAATCCGAGTTAGATCAGACTTACTTGACGAGTTGATTAAATCAGGGCAATTACTAGGAGTAAAATTTATAGCAGATCTGGGTGTTCCTCTGTCACAAGTAAAAAGCCTGTCTGGTGGCATGCAAGATGGTATCTCGGAAACTGTACCTTCTAGCGCCGATCAAGAGAATCTTGAAACACAAATATCCCCAACAAAACATGTGACTCAACATGTAATTGGTGGGATGCCTGTTATAACAGAGTCATTTTCCTTACATGGTGAAGAATACGAAACTACAAAAATTACAGTGAGTGAttcagatgatgatgatgatgatgtcatcttctgttctgaaattgtgCCGGCAAAAGAACGTTCTCCAGAGATCAGTgcaggggcacagagccagccctgtCCAAATCCTGCTGGGGTTTCTGATCAAATGTCCTGTAGCACTGGTGGATCTCCCCCTCTAACTAGTATTGCAGTAACTCAACTCACTTCCTCTGCCAACCAACCAAGTCCAAACCAAACACAAACTAATGATGAATCACTCGACTCCTCAACTCCAAAGCATTTGACTCCGAACATAATTTTGCTAAATCAGTCTCAACTCAATTCATCGTTGAATGTCAGTTCCTCACATCAACAACACATGTCTCCTACAGTTAATTTGCTTGAGGAGAACCATCGGCCATCTAATAATGAGTCTTTAGCTGAAATGGAAACAAATGCTGTtgatgaggaggaagaagaggaggaggaggatgtggaaGATGATGATATCATTAGCTCATCTAGTGCAGGTTCAGTTAGTAGCAGCTCTTTGGTTCAGCAATCTTCTTCCCCCAAAGTACCAGCATTTGAAGGATCAGGTGTACAGAAAAAACAGGTTgttacttttgcacaagaaccatctTCCAAACTTGgagagtttaaaataaaaatctcagACGTTCTTACTGGAAGCAATAAGGATTCTTCTGTGGGTGTAGCATCAAAACATGCGATGGAAGGTCAGAAGATCATAACGTTAGATACAGCTACTGAAATAGAAGGCCTATCAACAGGTTGTAAGGTTTATGCAAATATTGGTGAAGATACATATGACATAGTAATTCCTGTAAAAGATGATCCAGATGAAGGAGAAGTCAAACTTGACGAGATGCCTAGAACATCTGGCGATGATCCTGAAAACAGAAAACGCATGAAGCTAAAGCATGATGATCATTATGAGCTCATAGTTGATGGAAGGGTCTACTACATTTGTATTGTATGCAAGAGATCCTATGTATGTCTGACAAGTTTGCGGAGACACTTTAATGTTCATTCCTGGGAGAAAAAGTATCCATGTCGATACTGTGAGAAAGTTTTCCCTCTTGCAGAATACCGTACAAAACATGAAATTCACCACACTGGTGAGCGAAGGTACCAGTGCTTGACATGTGGGAAATCTTTCATCAATTATCAGGTTATGGCTTCACATATAAGATCAGTTCATAGTCAAGACCCTTCTGGAGATACCAAGCTTTATCGTTTGCATCCTTGTAGGTCTTTACAGATCAGACAATATGCATATATTACTGATCGTTCAAGCAGTATACCTGTAATAAATGAGGATGGACTTGTTTATAGTGTTAATGCAGGAAAAGATGATGCTGAAGGAACACCTTCTAATCCTCCAGCCAAGCCAATGACCTGGGATGATATTTTCATTCAGCAGGGAAGTGAATCAATTTTTAAACAAAGTCTATCAGAAGGTGGTACAGAATTTGAGTTTGTAATACCAGAGTCTTACTGA
- the ZBTB33 gene encoding transcriptional regulator Kaiso isoform X2: protein MEGKKLISATDTQYSGMLLQSLNEQRDHGLFCDVTVIVEDRKFRAHRNVLSASSTYFHQLFSVAGQVVELSFIRAEIFAEILNYIYSSKIIRVRSDLLDELIKSGQLLGVKFIADLGVPLSQVKSLSGGMQDGISETVPSSADQENLETQISPTKHVTQHVIGGMPVITESFSLHGEEYETTKITVSDSDDDDDDVIFCSEIVPAKERSPEISAGAQSQPCPNPAGVSDQMSCSTGGSPPLTSIAVTQLTSSANQPSPNQTQTNDESLDSSTPKHLTPNIILLNQSQLNSSLNVSSSHQQHMSPTVNLLEENHRPSNNESLAEMETNAVDEEEEEEEEDVEDDDIISSSSAGSVSSSSLVQQSSSPKVPAFEGSGVQKKQVVTFAQEPSSKLGEFKIKISDVLTGSNKDSSVGVASKHAMEGQKIITLDTATEIEGLSTGCKVYANIGEDTYDIVIPVKDDPDEGEVKLDEMPRTSGDDPENRKRMKLKHDDHYELIVDGRVYYICIVCKRSYVCLTSLRRHFNVHSWEKKYPCRYCEKVFPLAEYRTKHEIHHTGERRYQCLTCGKSFINYQVMASHIRSVHSQDPSGDTKLYRLHPCRSLQIRQYAYITDRSSSIPVINEDGLVYSVNAGKDDAEGTPSNPPAKPMTWDDIFIQQGSESIFKQSLSEGGTEFEFVIPESY, encoded by the coding sequence ATGGAGGGGAAAAAACTGATTTCTGCAACAGACACCCAGTACTCTGGTATGCTACTACAGTCTTTGAATGAACAACGTGACCATGGACTTTTTTGTGATGTTACTGTCATCGTGGAAGACCGGAAATTTCGAGCCCACAGAAATGTCCTTTCTGCATCTAGCACATATTTTCACCAGCTTTTCTCAGTTGCTGGGCAAGTGGTTGAACTGAGCTTTATAAGAGCAGagatttttgcagaaatactaaaCTATATTTATAGCTCAAAAATAATCCGAGTTAGATCAGACTTACTTGACGAGTTGATTAAATCAGGGCAATTACTAGGAGTAAAATTTATAGCAGATCTGGGTGTTCCTCTGTCACAAGTAAAAAGCCTGTCTGGTGGCATGCAAGATGGTATCTCGGAAACTGTACCTTCTAGCGCCGATCAAGAGAATCTTGAAACACAAATATCCCCAACAAAACATGTGACTCAACATGTAATTGGTGGGATGCCTGTTATAACAGAGTCATTTTCCTTACATGGTGAAGAATACGAAACTACAAAAATTACAGTGAGTGAttcagatgatgatgatgatgatgtcatcttctgttctgaaattgtgCCGGCAAAAGAACGTTCTCCAGAGATCAGTgcaggggcacagagccagccctgtCCAAATCCTGCTGGGGTTTCTGATCAAATGTCCTGTAGCACTGGTGGATCTCCCCCTCTAACTAGTATTGCAGTAACTCAACTCACTTCCTCTGCCAACCAACCAAGTCCAAACCAAACACAAACTAATGATGAATCACTCGACTCCTCAACTCCAAAGCATTTGACTCCGAACATAATTTTGCTAAATCAGTCTCAACTCAATTCATCGTTGAATGTCAGTTCCTCACATCAACAACACATGTCTCCTACAGTTAATTTGCTTGAGGAGAACCATCGGCCATCTAATAATGAGTCTTTAGCTGAAATGGAAACAAATGCTGTtgatgaggaggaagaagaggaggaggaggatgtggaaGATGATGATATCATTAGCTCATCTAGTGCAGGTTCAGTTAGTAGCAGCTCTTTGGTTCAGCAATCTTCTTCCCCCAAAGTACCAGCATTTGAAGGATCAGGTGTACAGAAAAAACAGGTTgttacttttgcacaagaaccatctTCCAAACTTGgagagtttaaaataaaaatctcagACGTTCTTACTGGAAGCAATAAGGATTCTTCTGTGGGTGTAGCATCAAAACATGCGATGGAAGGTCAGAAGATCATAACGTTAGATACAGCTACTGAAATAGAAGGCCTATCAACAGGTTGTAAGGTTTATGCAAATATTGGTGAAGATACATATGACATAGTAATTCCTGTAAAAGATGATCCAGATGAAGGAGAAGTCAAACTTGACGAGATGCCTAGAACATCTGGCGATGATCCTGAAAACAGAAAACGCATGAAGCTAAAGCATGATGATCATTATGAGCTCATAGTTGATGGAAGGGTCTACTACATTTGTATTGTATGCAAGAGATCCTATGTATGTCTGACAAGTTTGCGGAGACACTTTAATGTTCATTCCTGGGAGAAAAAGTATCCATGTCGATACTGTGAGAAAGTTTTCCCTCTTGCAGAATACCGTACAAAACATGAAATTCACCACACTGGTGAGCGAAGGTACCAGTGCTTGACATGTGGGAAATCTTTCATCAATTATCAGGTTATGGCTTCACATATAAGATCAGTTCATAGTCAAGACCCTTCTGGAGATACCAAGCTTTATCGTTTGCATCCTTGTAGGTCTTTACAGATCAGACAATATGCATATATTACTGATCGTTCAAGCAGTATACCTGTAATAAATGAGGATGGACTTGTTTATAGTGTTAATGCAGGAAAAGATGATGCTGAAGGAACACCTTCTAATCCTCCAGCCAAGCCAATGACCTGGGATGATATTTTCATTCAGCAGGGAAGTGAATCAATTTTTAAACAAAGTCTATCAGAAGGTGGTACAGAATTTGAGTTTGTAATACCAGAGTCTTACTGA